One window of the Sparus aurata chromosome 7, fSpaAur1.1, whole genome shotgun sequence genome contains the following:
- the LOC115584604 gene encoding taste receptor type 1 member 1-like: protein MKHCLAFLCLSGFVLRALAQCTAPASEFHLDGDFLIGGLFDIHQASAPIYHDRPEAIDCSSQPFSLRHYRMFQLMRFSVEEINNSTNLLPNISLGYEIFDHCSDTQSFPDILNLISSNGMIQPWHEPHEQQTSPYKSKVIAVVGPRSSTHTLTVAPLFMVDLIPMVNYGSSSSVFSIKAQFPSFLRTVHPNTDSIEVIYHIVQHFNWRWVAFLYINNDYGIDGRELFIKRIKDTEICLAYTKGLNDNPDYSQIFKQIETQRIYIIIVFTPEMTAEALIESAIQLNITNKVWIAGESWSLNKRLPKTQGIKNIGTVIGMSQPVVTIPGFNDFIYASKSQNNCLNAEQNMFCNQVCNCSSLSAEDVIATNPSFSFTIYSAVYAIAHALHNTLLCGSGRCNGNIKVYPHVVLAELRKSNFTLLNQSIQFDENGDPKYGSYSIVFWNHSGDAEEIGFYELYPTITFFINNSKIQWYMNGEVPTSVCSPECPVGHAKKYDGIHKCCFTCEICLNGTYINSTVDPYKCIHCKKTEWSAEGSTSCSLRVVEYIPFTDSGALVIMVLACVLVGLTAAMSVLFAINNNTPIVRSAGGPMCFLILGCLSLSSISVFFYFDKPTTSFCILRFLPFVLFYNVCLACFVVRSFQIVCIFKIAAKFPKLQTWWLKYHGNWLVITVAFGTQALLLLVSYSFDPPKPYNETVWYPEKIILSCSLNLAVASGSMILLLSWCSLCFIFSYMGKDLPKNYNEAKAITFCLLMLILTWIIFATVAMLYRGKYIEMFNALAVLSSLYSFLLWYFLPKCYIIIFQPHKNTKQYFQGIIQDYTKTMSQ, encoded by the exons ATGAAACACTGCCTGGCTTTTCTGTGTCTCTCAGGATTCGTTTTACGTGCCTTGGCTCAATGCACTGCCCCAGCCTCAGAGTTCCATCTAGATGGAGATTTTCTGATAGGTGGACTGTTTGATATTCATCAAGCCAGTGCCCCTATTTACCATGACAGACCAGAAGCCATCGACTGCTCCAG TCAACCATTCAGTCTTAGACATTATCGAATGTTTCAGTTGATGAGATTCTCTGTGGAGGAAATCAATAATTCTACCAACCTACTGCCAAATATATCTCTGGGCTATGAAATATTTGACCACTGCTCTGATACACAGAGTTTTCCAGACATTTTAAACTTAATCTCATCAAATGGCATGATTCAACCTTGGCATGAACCACATGAGCAACAAACAAGTCCATACAAGTCCAAAGTCATTGCAGTGGTTGGCCCTCGTTCAAGCACTCACACCTTGACAGTTGCCCCATTGTTCATGGTGGATCTCATTCCTATG GTCAACTACGGATCTTCTAGTTCTGTCTTTTCAATAAAAGCTCAATTCCCCTCTTTTCTGCGAACAGTGCATCCCAATACAGACTCCATAGAGGTGATTTATCACATTGTGCAGCACTTCAACTGGCGCTGGGTTGCTTTCCTTTACATCAATAATGATTATGGCATCGATGGACGGGAATTGTTCATAAAGAGGATTAAGGACACTGAGATCTGCCTGGCATACACCAAAGGCCTCAATGACAATCCAGATTATTCTCAAATATTCAAACAGATAGAGACACAGAGGATATAcatcattattgtttttacGCCTGAAATGACTGCTGAAGCTCTCATTGAGTCAGCAATACAACTGAATATTACAAACAAGGTGTGGATAGCCGGAGAAAGCTGGTCCTTAAACAAGAGGCTCCCCAAGACACAAGGAATCAAAAATATTGGAACTGTAATTGGCATGTCTCAGCCAGTTGTGACAATACCTGGTTTCAATGATTTTATCTATGCTTCCAAAAGCCAGAACAATTGTCTTAATGcagaacaaaatatgttttgtaatCAGGTTTGCAACTGCAGCAGCCTGAGCGCAGAAGATGTAATCGCAACAAATCCATCTTTCTCTTTTACTATTTATTCTGCTGTATATGCCATCGCTCATGCCTTACATAACACCTTGCTATGTGGATCTGGCAGATGTAATGGGAATATTAAAGTATACCCACATGTG GTTCTAGCAGAGCTGAGGAAGTCCAATTTTACACTTTTAAACCAGAGTATTCAGTTTGATGAGAATGGTGACCCGAAGTATGGATCCTACTCTATAGTTTTCTGGAACCACAGTGGTGATGCAGAGGAGATCGGCTTTTATGAATTATACCCAACAATCACTTTcttcatcaacaacagcaaaataCAGTGGTACATGAATGGAGAA GTGCCTACTTCAGTGTGTTCCCCTGAATGTCCTGTAGGACATGCAAAAAAGTATGATGGAATCCACAAATGCTGCTTCACTTGTGAAATCTGTCTGAATGGAACTTATATCAACAGTACAG TGGATCCCTACAAGTGCATCCACTGTAAGAAGACAGAATGGTCTGCAGAAGGAAGTACATCATGCAGCCTGCGAGTGGTGGAGTACATCCCATTTACAGACAGTGGAGCTTTAGTGATCATGGTCTTGGCCTGTGTCTTGGTGGGTCTCACAGCAGCCATGTCTGTTCTCTTTGccataaacaacaacacacctATTGTCAGATCTGCTGGGGGACCAATGTGCTTCTTAATTTTAGGCTGTCTCAGTCTGTCTAGTATTAGTGTGTTCTTTTACTTTGATAAGCCAACAACTTCCTTTTGTATCTTAAGGTTCTTGCCATTTGTTTTGTTCTACAATGTTTGTCTGGCATGTTTTGTTGTGCGCTCGTTTCAAATTGTTTGCATTTTCAAAATTGCTGCCAAATTCCCCAAGCTTCAAACATGGTGGTTGAAATATCATGGAAATTGGCTGGTCATCACTGTGGCATTTGGTACTCAGGCGCTCTTACTTCTTGTAAGCTATTCTTTTGACCCACCCAAGCCCTACAATGAAACAGTTTGGTACCCAGAGAAAATAATACTTAGTTGTAGTCTAAATCTTGCAGTAGCTTCTGGTTCGATGATTTTACTGTTATCTTGGTGCTCTCTTTGCTTCATTTTCTCCTACATGGGAAAAGATCTCCCAAAAAATTACAATGAGGCCAAAGCAATAACTTTCTGCCTGCTCATGCTGATCCTCACCTGGATCATCTTTGCCACTGTAGCAATGCTTTACCGTGGCAAGTACATCGAAATGTTTAATGCTCTGGCAGTACTCTCCAGTCTCTACTCCTTTCTGTTGTGGTATTTCCTCCCAAAATGTTACATCATCATATTTCAaccccacaaaaacacaaagcagtaCTTCCAAGGTATCATTCAGGATTataccaaaacaatgagccaGTAG
- the her3 gene encoding hairy-related 3, which translates to MVASTDCAEKSKPVAGNKVSKPLMEKKRRARINKCLDQLKSLLESYYSTSIRKRKLEKADILELTVKHLRNLQKIQSCTATASEFPDYQIGFRSCLANVNQYLMMADNLNGSDRWMLSQLSSKLCRSRGREEVFSTMDSGPGQAEAQEEVRRLLPSAAGPEERKSAKPKAVKRDSAIPTLSLKSEDARQPPGNKQASLVVAPTQNTHDKSPSHKKFHFVSHRNEVANTEQHMWRPW; encoded by the exons ATGGTGGCATCGACAGACTGCGCAGAAAAGTCCAAACCCGTTGCTGGAAACAAG GTGTCCAAACCACTCATGGAAAAGAAACGAAGAGCTCGCATAAACAAATGTTTGGACCAGTTGAAATCACTTCTGGAGAGCTACTACAGCACAAGT ATTCGAAAGCGCAAACTGGAAAAGGCCGATATCTTGGAGCTCACCGTGAAACATCTGAGGAACCTCCAAAAGATTCAGAGCT GCACCGCCACTGCTTCCGAGTTTCCTGATTACCAAATTGGCTTCCGCAGTTGCTTGGCAAACGTCAACCAATACCTCATGATGGCAGACAACTTGAACGGGAGCGACCGCTGGATGTTATCGCAGCTTTCCAGTAAACTCTGCCGCTCCAGGGGGCGAGAGGAAgtcttcagcaccatggacagcggCCCGGGCCAAGCTGAGGCACAGGAGGAGGTGCGGAGACTTCTTCCATCTGCAGCTGGACCTGAGGAGAGAAAATCTGCTAAACCTAAAGCTGTGAAACGCGACAGCGCAATACCAACTCTTTCCTTAAAGAGTGAAGACGCACGACAGCCACCTGGAAACAAACAGGCTTCCCTTGTTGTGGCGCCCACACAAAACACTCATGACAAAAGTCCAAGTCACAAGAAGTTTCACTTCGTCAGTCACAGGAATGAGGTTGCAAACACTGAGCAGCACATGTGGCGGCCTTGGTAG